A genome region from Labilibaculum antarcticum includes the following:
- a CDS encoding arylsulfatase, which yields MSFLKKLVYTAATIALCIGNITTKAQNSKKPNVILILTDDQGYGDVAAHGNKIIKTPNMDKMHDNGVRLSNYHCGTTCAPSRSGLMTGADGNRAGVWHTIGGCNILREKFVIMPQVFKENGYSTAMFGKWHLGDSYPYLPQDRGFDETVSLGGGGVSQTPDYWNNDYFDDTYFRNGTPEKFKGYCTDVFFSEAMDFIERKKDEPFFVYLSTNAPHGPYNVEKKYYDIYKYETSITEKQKAFYGMITNIDDNMGILDKKLEELGLKDNTILIFTTDNGTAAGHTGKPGNEKGFNAGMKGHKGSQYEGGHRTPFFIRWKDGKLTGGREIDQLTMNFDILPTLMDLCNLGKVDGPAQDGIDLAPVITKQVDKLPHRYCVVDNNRLQQPEKWRMCSVMDDEWRLIDGKELYNIKNDPGQDKDIASQHPEKVEEMRDAYEKWWTYTSRDFGHYEAYKIGTSENEESTITVHDLHTFTANAWNQSYIRDPFSGKKPALAKGYWMIDVQEEGEYEISLTRWPRESGLAFKDIVPQQGVKTNWTEIKPAGIFIHLKKATLDIEGIHQVKEVDMTQKKVSFKAYLSKGRQHLEALFTNSEGIDFSAFYVYIKRIK from the coding sequence ATGTCATTTCTAAAGAAACTTGTATACACAGCAGCTACAATAGCTCTTTGTATAGGAAACATCACTACAAAAGCACAGAACAGTAAAAAACCCAATGTTATCCTTATCCTAACAGATGATCAAGGATACGGTGACGTTGCTGCTCACGGTAATAAAATAATAAAAACTCCTAATATGGATAAAATGCACGACAATGGTGTGCGTTTATCCAATTACCATTGCGGTACAACCTGTGCTCCAAGCCGTTCCGGTTTAATGACTGGTGCCGATGGAAACCGGGCAGGTGTTTGGCATACTATTGGAGGATGTAATATTCTCAGAGAAAAATTTGTAATTATGCCACAGGTATTCAAAGAGAATGGTTATTCTACAGCCATGTTCGGGAAATGGCACTTGGGCGATTCTTATCCTTACCTACCTCAAGACAGAGGTTTTGATGAAACAGTTTCCCTTGGTGGTGGTGGAGTTAGTCAAACACCTGATTATTGGAATAATGACTATTTCGATGATACTTATTTTCGCAATGGAACGCCAGAAAAATTTAAAGGATACTGTACCGATGTTTTCTTTTCAGAAGCAATGGATTTTATCGAACGCAAAAAAGATGAGCCATTCTTTGTTTACTTATCCACAAATGCACCTCACGGACCCTATAATGTAGAGAAAAAATACTACGATATTTACAAATATGAAACCTCCATCACAGAAAAACAAAAAGCTTTTTATGGTATGATTACCAACATTGATGACAATATGGGAATCCTCGATAAAAAGTTGGAAGAACTTGGTTTGAAAGACAATACAATTCTAATCTTCACGACTGATAATGGAACTGCAGCTGGACATACTGGAAAACCAGGTAACGAAAAAGGTTTCAATGCAGGAATGAAAGGCCACAAAGGATCACAATATGAAGGTGGTCACCGTACTCCTTTCTTTATTCGCTGGAAAGATGGCAAACTAACTGGAGGTCGAGAAATTGATCAACTAACTATGAACTTCGACATCCTTCCAACTCTTATGGACCTATGTAATTTAGGAAAAGTGGATGGTCCTGCTCAAGATGGAATCGACTTAGCCCCAGTAATTACAAAACAAGTAGACAAATTACCTCATCGTTATTGTGTTGTTGACAACAACAGACTGCAACAACCAGAAAAATGGAGAATGTGCTCTGTAATGGATGATGAGTGGCGACTAATTGATGGTAAGGAATTGTACAACATCAAAAACGATCCAGGACAAGATAAAGATATTGCTTCTCAACATCCTGAGAAAGTGGAAGAAATGAGAGATGCTTACGAAAAATGGTGGACCTACACATCTCGTGACTTTGGACATTACGAAGCTTATAAAATTGGAACTTCTGAAAATGAAGAATCTACAATTACAGTTCACGATTTGCATACCTTCACGGCAAATGCTTGGAATCAATCTTATATCCGCGATCCTTTTTCAGGAAAGAAACCAGCTTTAGCCAAAGGTTATTGGATGATTGATGTTCAAGAAGAAGGTGAATATGAAATTTCATTAACCAGATGGCCTCGTGAATCAGGCTTAGCGTTTAAAGATATCGTTCCACAACAAGGCGTTAAAACCAATTGGACTGAAATTAAACCTGCCGGCATTTTTATCCATTTGAAAAAAGCGACACTTGATATTGAAGGAATCCACCAAGTAAAAGAAGTTGACATGACTCAAAAAAAAGTCAGTTTCAAAGCATACCTTTCAAAAGGACGTCAGCATTTAGAAGCTTTGTTCACCAATAGCGAAGGAATTGACTTTTCAGCATTCTACGTCTATATCAAAAGAATAAAATAA
- a CDS encoding sulfatase-like hydrolase/transferase produces the protein MIQFKLILIAILGFLASTTYLNAQEKPNIIFLLSDDQTSIATGCYGNDQVVTPNMDKLASDGVMFLNHYNTTSICMANRVNILTGMYEYKTGCNFMHGDLKPEKLDKSYPVLLQEAGYFTGFAGKVGFEMDTTETDKIKDKLPVGYFDMWAGGPGQTLYKTAKNPGIAKYAEKYPHSTRAYGAWANDFIKEAKKSGKPFCMSISFKAPHLPFTPDKYFDHIYEGEKYKKPANYGAKNAKHLSAQAKSGRQYNAYNFWRESEESYQEAITKYNQLIYGVDYAIGMIRKSLKEQGMDENTIIIFTGDNGYSCGAHNLAGKVLPYEEASKSPFIIYDPWAPKAKRGLKRETVTANIDIAPTILSYAAIDIPKNMDGVNLLPLIEKPEGIKREVIALTNMWGNDEIQAMSVVSKDWKYIYWQYSDERMKSTARTFQHWKRSIGNE, from the coding sequence ATGATACAATTCAAATTAATACTAATTGCTATTCTTGGTTTTCTTGCAAGTACTACCTATTTAAACGCTCAGGAAAAGCCAAATATCATCTTCTTGCTTTCCGATGATCAAACAAGTATTGCTACAGGTTGCTACGGAAATGATCAAGTTGTAACTCCGAACATGGACAAATTAGCTAGTGATGGTGTAATGTTCTTAAATCATTACAATACAACTTCTATTTGTATGGCTAATCGAGTAAATATTCTAACAGGAATGTATGAATATAAAACTGGATGCAATTTCATGCATGGAGATTTGAAACCTGAAAAATTAGATAAGAGTTATCCTGTATTGTTGCAAGAAGCAGGATATTTCACTGGCTTTGCCGGAAAAGTCGGTTTTGAAATGGATACAACCGAAACGGATAAAATTAAAGATAAACTGCCTGTCGGTTACTTTGACATGTGGGCTGGCGGTCCTGGTCAAACCCTATACAAAACAGCTAAAAATCCTGGCATTGCTAAATATGCTGAAAAATATCCTCACAGTACCCGAGCATATGGTGCTTGGGCTAATGATTTTATTAAAGAAGCTAAAAAATCGGGCAAACCATTTTGTATGTCTATCAGTTTTAAAGCTCCTCACCTACCTTTTACTCCCGATAAGTATTTCGACCACATATATGAAGGTGAAAAATACAAAAAACCAGCTAACTATGGCGCTAAAAATGCCAAACACCTTTCAGCACAGGCTAAATCTGGTCGCCAATACAATGCTTATAACTTCTGGAGAGAATCAGAAGAATCTTATCAAGAAGCTATTACAAAATACAACCAGTTAATTTATGGTGTTGATTATGCAATAGGCATGATTCGCAAATCGCTGAAAGAACAAGGAATGGATGAAAACACCATCATCATATTTACTGGTGATAATGGATATAGCTGTGGTGCTCATAACCTAGCAGGGAAAGTACTTCCTTACGAAGAAGCTTCCAAATCGCCATTTATTATTTACGATCCATGGGCTCCAAAAGCTAAAAGAGGATTAAAACGCGAAACAGTAACTGCAAATATCGATATCGCACCCACCATTTTAAGCTATGCAGCTATAGATATTCCTAAAAATATGGATGGCGTGAATCTTTTGCCTCTTATTGAAAAGCCAGAGGGGATTAAGCGTGAAGTCATTGCCTTAACCAACATGTGGGGAAATGATGAAATTCAAGCCATGTCGGTGGTTTCAAAAGATTGGAAATACATCTACTGGCAATATTCCGATGAAAGAATGAAATCTACCGCAAGAACTTTTCAACATTGGAAAAGATCGATTGGAAATGAATAA